One Peromyscus leucopus breed LL Stock chromosome 4, UCI_PerLeu_2.1, whole genome shotgun sequence genomic region harbors:
- the Birc7 gene encoding baculoviral IAP repeat-containing protein 7 isoform X1, with protein MFSPADLLRAAVLSMGPEGRARNLFCGPELSHREDSNGPTQEQCGPQHARSHVLVQDCLDGQILGQLRTLSEEEESSGATFLGEPAFPEMDSEDLRLASFYDWPSTAGIQPEPLAAAGFFHTGQQDKVRCFFCYGGLQSWEHGDDPWTEHARWFPRCRFLLQSKGRDFVERIQACTPLLSSWNQWEEPEDTIPATPSDTRGNRNQSPGVPSTPASQLMADLLQEDEGQMARARAPAHGGPELLTSRRQTQPEDASEPGAGDVQEQLRQLQEERTCKVCLDRAVSVVFVPCGHLVCTECAPNLQVCPICRVPICSCVRTFLS; from the exons ATGTTTTCTCCTGCAGACTTGCTCAGAGCTGCGGTTCTCTCCATGGGGCCTGAGGGTAGGGCCAGGAACTTGTTCTGTGGCCCAGAGCTAAGTCACAGGGAAGATAGCAACGGCCCCACACAGGAGCAGTGTGGACCCCAGCATGCACGTAGCCACGTTCTAGTCCAGGACTGCCTAGATGGGCAGATCTTGGGCCAGTTGCGCACCCTGTCAGAAGAGGAAGAATCTTCTGGGGCTACATTTCTTGGGGAGCCTGCCTTCCCTGAGATGGATTCAGAGGATCTCCGTCTGGCTTCCTTCTAcgactggccatctactgctgggatTCAGCCTGAGCCATTGGCTGCTGCTGGCTTCTTCCATACAG GCCAGCAGGACAAGGTGAGGTGTTTCTTCTGCTATGGGGGTCTGCAGAGCTGGGAACACGGGGATGATCCCTGGACAGAGCATGCCCGATGGTTCCCCAG GTGTCGGTTCCTGCTACAGTCAAAAGGAAGGGACTTTGTGGAAAGAATCCAGGCCTGCACCCCCTTGCTTAGCTCCTGG AACCAATGGGAAGAACCAGAAGATACAATCCCTGCCACCCCCTCAG ATACCAGAGGCAACCGGAACCAGAGCCCAGGTGTCCCCAGCACACCAGCTTCACAACTGATGGCTGACTTGCTCCAGGAGGATGAGGGCCAGATGGCAAGGGCCAGAG CTCCTGCCCATGGAGGCCCTGAGTTGCTCACATCCAGAAGACAGACGCAGCCTGAAGATGCCAGTGAGCCAG GAGCTGGGGATGTGCAGGAACAGCTGCGGCAGCTGCAGGAGGAGAGAACATGCAAGGTGTGCCTGGACCGAGCTGTATCTGTAGTCTTCGTGCCCTGTGGCCACTTAGTCTGCACTGAGTGTGCCCCCAACCTGCAGGTGTGCCCCATCTGCAGGGTGCCTATCTGTAGCTGCGTACGCACCTTCCTGTCCTAA
- the Birc7 gene encoding baculoviral IAP repeat-containing protein 7 isoform X2, translating to MFSPADLLRAAVLSMGPEGRARNLFCGPELSHREDSNGPTQEQCGPQHARSHVLVQDCLDGQILGQLRTLSEEEESSGATFLGEPAFPEMDSEDLRLASFYDWPSTAGIQPEPLAAAGFFHTGQQDKVRCFFCYGGLQSWEHGDDPWTEHARWFPRCRFLLQSKGRDFVERIQACTPLLSSWNQWEEPEDTIPATPSDTRGNRNQSPGVPSTPASQLMADLLQEDEGQMARARAPAHGGPELLTSRRQTQPEDASEPVPRSWGCAGTAAAAAGGENMQGVPGPSCICSLRALWPLSLH from the exons ATGTTTTCTCCTGCAGACTTGCTCAGAGCTGCGGTTCTCTCCATGGGGCCTGAGGGTAGGGCCAGGAACTTGTTCTGTGGCCCAGAGCTAAGTCACAGGGAAGATAGCAACGGCCCCACACAGGAGCAGTGTGGACCCCAGCATGCACGTAGCCACGTTCTAGTCCAGGACTGCCTAGATGGGCAGATCTTGGGCCAGTTGCGCACCCTGTCAGAAGAGGAAGAATCTTCTGGGGCTACATTTCTTGGGGAGCCTGCCTTCCCTGAGATGGATTCAGAGGATCTCCGTCTGGCTTCCTTCTAcgactggccatctactgctgggatTCAGCCTGAGCCATTGGCTGCTGCTGGCTTCTTCCATACAG GCCAGCAGGACAAGGTGAGGTGTTTCTTCTGCTATGGGGGTCTGCAGAGCTGGGAACACGGGGATGATCCCTGGACAGAGCATGCCCGATGGTTCCCCAG GTGTCGGTTCCTGCTACAGTCAAAAGGAAGGGACTTTGTGGAAAGAATCCAGGCCTGCACCCCCTTGCTTAGCTCCTGG AACCAATGGGAAGAACCAGAAGATACAATCCCTGCCACCCCCTCAG ATACCAGAGGCAACCGGAACCAGAGCCCAGGTGTCCCCAGCACACCAGCTTCACAACTGATGGCTGACTTGCTCCAGGAGGATGAGGGCCAGATGGCAAGGGCCAGAG CTCCTGCCCATGGAGGCCCTGAGTTGCTCACATCCAGAAGACAGACGCAGCCTGAAGATGCCAGTGAGCCAG TCCCCAGGAGCTGGGGATGTGCAGGAACAGCTGCGGCAGCTGCAGGAGGAGAGAACATGCAAGGTGTGCCTGGACCGAGCTGTATCTGTAGTCTTCGTGCCCTGTGGCCACTTAGTCTGCACTGA